The DNA sequence AGGCTCAGATCGCGACTCAAGCCGAGACCACCCAAGCGGCGCACTAGATTGCTTCGAACCGGTTGACGCTGCCCCATATCGCGCTGTGACAATTGCGAAAGTTCACCTTCAAGCATGCCGCGCAGGTTGGTCAGCTCGCGACGCATTTCGTTGTATGAATCCAGATCAGGCTTGGCCTGTGCTGGCTGCTGAACCGGACGCTGCTGCGACGGTTGGGCGACTGGCTGTTGATGAGCTGACGGCCGCTCATAAGAAGCAGGCTGGTAAGACGCCGGATGCTGATAGGAAGGCTTCTGGTAACCAGTCGGCTGCGGACGGGACGCTTGGCTAGAAGTGGCGGCCCCATGACCGGCGCGAGCCGGATTGAGCAGCTTGTCGTCGTAATCCGCTGCTGCCACTACTTCAACCCCCTCTTCCACTCGACTGCTGGAGAGAATGACGGCGTCGCCACCCATCGCCTCACGCACAAGGCGCATGGCTTGCTTGCTGTCTCTGGCTACGAAGCGCTGAATCTTCATACCTGTTACCTTCGCTGTTCGCTCAGTTAATCCCAATTGGGCTTGCTAATTATCCGGCCAGTGCCACTGGCTGTTTGCCGATAGAGGCAGTTACCTTCACCCGTTTGCTGGCGGGAATTTCGTCATAGGCCAGCACGTTCAGGTTCGGGGTGGTGCCGCGGATCAGTTTTGCCAGCCACAATCTCAGCGGCGACGACACCAACAGCACCGGGGTTTGACCGGCAGCTTCTTGCCGCCTTGCCTCTTCTGCCACCTGTCTCATCATGGTTTCGGCCAGTCCTGGCTCCAATCCACCGACACCTGCGGCACCCTGCAATGAGTTATGCAACATCTGTTCCAACTCTGGATCGAGAGTCATCACACCCAGCTCAGACTCCATGCCAGCTATGTTTTGGTAGATGGTGCGCCCCAATGCGACCCGCACTGCAGCAGTGAGAGCGTCGGGTTCCTGACTCTTCGGCGCGTGTTCCGCCAATGCTTCGGCGATGGAACGCACATCGCGAATTGGAATGCCCTCTTCCAACAGGTTTTGCATTACCTTCAGCACCACACCCAGCGATACGGTTTTCGGTACGAGGTTTTCCACCAGCTTGGGCGAGGACTTACCGAGCACATCCAGCAACTGCTGCACTTCATCGTGGCCGAGCAGTTCGTTGGCGTGTTGTTTAAGAAGTTGGCTGAGGTGGGTCGCAACCACCGTGCTGCAATCCACCACGGTGTACCCCATGGTCTGCGCTTCGTCGCGCTGGGATGGCTCAATCCAAACCGCCTCCAATCCAAATGCGGGATCGATACCGGAAATGCCATTGAGAGTGCCAAATACCTGACCGGGATTAATTGCCATCTCTTTGCCAGGATGAACTTCACCTTCACCCACTGGCACGTCCAATAAAGTAATACGGTAGGAACTGGGCGACAGATCCAGGTTGTCGCGAATATGAACCGAGGGCACCAGAAAGCCCAATTCCTGGGAGAGTTTTTTGCGCACGCCTTTAATACGAGTCAGCAGTTCTCCACCCTGGGTTTTATCCACCAGCGCAATCATCCGGTAGCCCACTTCCAGACCAATCATGTCTACCGGCTGGACGTCATCCCAACTCAGTTCGCGGGGCTCAGACGATTTTTCTTCCTGCTGCTGTTCTTTGTTTTCATCAACCAGCTCGGCTTTTGGCTTGCGAGACATTCGCCAGGCCATGTAACCGAGGCCACCACCAATACTCAGGAATACAAAATTAGGCATGCCTGGAATCATGCCGAGCACAAGCACAATTCCGGCAGTGATTCCCAGCGCTTTGGGCGAGCCGAATAACTGGCTGCTCATTTGCTGGCCCATATCCTGGGTAGAGGAAACACGAGTTACGATAATGGCAGCGGCGGTAGACAGCAGCAGTGAGGGAATTTGCGCTACCAGACCATCACCGATGGTGAGCAGTACATAGTTATGACCGGCCTGCTCAAAACTAAGGCCATGCTGGCCCATGCCGACGGCAAGACCACCGATCATGTTAATCAGCAGAATCAGAATACCGGCAACCGCATCACCGCGAACAAATTTACTGGCACCATCCATTGCCCCGTAAAAATCCGCTTCCTGGGCGACGTCTTCGCGACGGGCGCGTGCTTCGTCCTGATTAATAATGCCGGCGTTAAGATCGGCATCAATGGCCATCTGTTTGCCGGGCATGGCATCCAATGTGAAGCGCGCATTTACTTCAGAAATACGGCCGGCACCTTTGGTAACCACAACGAAATTGATAATTACCAGAATGGCAAAAATCACAAAACCGACGGTGTAGTTGCCGCCGATTACAAATTCACCGAACGCCTCAATTACTTTACCGGCGGCATCGGTAC is a window from the Porticoccaceae bacterium LTM1 genome containing:
- the flhA gene encoding flagellar biosynthesis protein FlhA, which translates into the protein MKQLLSGRINALGLGTPILLMTMLAMMVLPLPAFLLDLLFTFNIALSLIVLLAAVYAGRPLEFAVFPTVLLISTLLRLGMNVASTRVVLINGHTGTDAAGKVIEAFGEFVIGGNYTVGFVIFAILVIINFVVVTKGAGRISEVNARFTLDAMPGKQMAIDADLNAGIINQDEARARREDVAQEADFYGAMDGASKFVRGDAVAGILILLINMIGGLAVGMGQHGLSFEQAGHNYVLLTIGDGLVAQIPSLLLSTAAAIIVTRVSSTQDMGQQMSSQLFGSPKALGITAGIVLVLGMIPGMPNFVFLSIGGGLGYMAWRMSRKPKAELVDENKEQQQEEKSSEPRELSWDDVQPVDMIGLEVGYRMIALVDKTQGGELLTRIKGVRKKLSQELGFLVPSVHIRDNLDLSPSSYRITLLDVPVGEGEVHPGKEMAINPGQVFGTLNGISGIDPAFGLEAVWIEPSQRDEAQTMGYTVVDCSTVVATHLSQLLKQHANELLGHDEVQQLLDVLGKSSPKLVENLVPKTVSLGVVLKVMQNLLEEGIPIRDVRSIAEALAEHAPKSQEPDALTAAVRVALGRTIYQNIAGMESELGVMTLDPELEQMLHNSLQGAAGVGGLEPGLAETMMRQVAEEARRQEAAGQTPVLLVSSPLRLWLAKLIRGTTPNLNVLAYDEIPASKRVKVTASIGKQPVALAG